A portion of the Limosilactobacillus reuteri genome contains these proteins:
- a CDS encoding DUF441 domain-containing protein, giving the protein MESWLFLALILLIAIFGHNSSLIIATVVVMVLKLIPYTAKWLPLIQHKGINWGVTVISVAILIPIATGQIGFNDLWAAFKTPAGWIAVGMGIAVAILSKYGVNQLAAVPQVTVALVLGTIIGVVVFKGIAAGPVIASGMTYCIVTLLNLHF; this is encoded by the coding sequence ATGGAAAGCTGGCTTTTTTTAGCTTTAATATTATTAATTGCAATCTTTGGCCATAACTCGTCATTGATTATTGCCACGGTAGTAGTGATGGTCCTGAAACTGATCCCTTATACCGCCAAATGGTTGCCCTTGATACAACATAAGGGAATTAATTGGGGTGTGACAGTGATTTCAGTTGCGATCTTAATTCCAATTGCGACTGGTCAAATTGGCTTTAATGATTTATGGGCTGCTTTTAAGACTCCTGCTGGTTGGATTGCAGTCGGCATGGGCATTGCAGTTGCCATCTTATCAAAGTACGGAGTCAACCAGTTGGCTGCTGTTCCTCAAGTTACAGTTGCCTTAGTACTTGGAACGATTATTGGAGTGGTTGTGTTTAAAGGAATTGCTGCCGGTCCAGTTATCGCGAGTGGGATGACATATTGTATTGTAACGCTATTGAATTTGCACTTTTAA
- a CDS encoding YdcF family protein, which yields MIYLNLVNELICALCWGITIRLILVRHLNSETKAARFNTFALVLMLINLVVVLPIFAFLLKNLPIQSVSWLSALVVATIDVLSTFNLILFCIFSCCTRLQKCPATVQDFLVLGAAVRHGQVPPVLTTRLDKAISCWKTHQSAKIIVSGGIVQKAKESEAEVMAAYLIAHGIPARKIIRENKALNTWQNLAFASQFIKPQETVVVVTSDFHVLRARAYARKLGLNWSFISSKTPWRYCPLTFIRDYLGIIRDHWWVFCGSTLLLLLVEFILK from the coding sequence ATGATATATTTAAACTTAGTTAATGAATTAATATGTGCGTTATGCTGGGGAATCACGATTAGGCTTATTTTGGTTCGCCATTTAAATAGTGAAACCAAGGCGGCTAGATTCAATACGTTTGCGTTGGTTTTGATGTTGATCAACTTGGTAGTAGTGTTGCCTATTTTTGCTTTTTTGCTTAAAAATTTACCGATTCAATCAGTAAGTTGGCTAAGTGCATTAGTAGTAGCAACTATTGACGTTTTAAGTACGTTTAACTTAATTTTATTTTGTATTTTCAGTTGTTGTACCCGCCTGCAAAAATGTCCTGCTACGGTTCAGGACTTTCTGGTTTTAGGGGCAGCTGTTAGACATGGCCAGGTTCCACCAGTGTTAACTACTCGCCTTGATAAGGCCATCAGCTGTTGGAAAACTCATCAATCTGCAAAAATTATTGTTTCTGGGGGAATAGTGCAGAAAGCAAAAGAATCTGAAGCAGAAGTCATGGCTGCCTACTTAATTGCTCACGGAATCCCAGCAAGAAAAATAATTCGCGAAAATAAGGCACTTAATACATGGCAAAATTTAGCCTTCGCTAGTCAATTTATTAAGCCGCAAGAGACGGTTGTAGTAGTAACTAGTGATTTTCATGTTCTTCGTGCGAGAGCTTATGCAAGGAAGTTGGGATTAAACTGGTCATTCATTAGTAGCAAGACGCCTTGGCGATATTGTCCATTAACTTTTATTCGGGACTATCTCGGGATTATCCGTGACCATTGGTGGGTATTTTGCGGGAGCACGCTCCTTTTACTTTTAGTTGAATTTATTTTGAAATGA
- a CDS encoding alpha/beta hydrolase → MTKFIKFTLTIFTALFLTFIYGLAANSIHADLSNKYIHSTTPTLFFHGYGSGAHAEEYMVNGFVKAGVSKTVITADVAGDGTVTLKGDIPHNTVNPLVMVNFNDNHSTNYELQGQWVKNVLEELQAKYHFKKVNIEAHSMGNMAVMYFLLANAGNHNLPQIQKQVAMAGTFDGAIGWNEPANLTVNKKTGKPSAMNDSYQKLLPLRHRYPRQIKLLNIYGDLKDGNDSQVSNASCLSLKYLINNRARSYREVKITGPNAKHELLHHNPQVNKILINFFWGK, encoded by the coding sequence ATGACCAAATTTATTAAATTTACTTTAACAATATTTACTGCACTTTTTCTAACATTTATTTATGGACTAGCAGCAAATTCGATTCATGCAGACCTTTCCAATAAATATATTCATTCTACTACCCCCACTCTCTTTTTTCATGGCTACGGAAGCGGTGCCCATGCGGAAGAATATATGGTAAACGGCTTTGTGAAAGCAGGCGTGTCAAAAACAGTTATCACCGCAGATGTTGCTGGCGATGGAACCGTTACTCTTAAAGGAGATATCCCTCATAACACTGTCAATCCGCTCGTGATGGTTAATTTTAATGATAACCATAGCACAAATTATGAATTACAAGGTCAATGGGTTAAGAACGTTCTTGAAGAACTGCAAGCTAAATATCATTTTAAAAAGGTAAATATTGAAGCACACTCCATGGGAAACATGGCAGTTATGTATTTTCTCCTTGCTAATGCCGGGAACCATAACCTTCCGCAAATTCAAAAACAAGTTGCGATGGCTGGAACTTTTGATGGTGCAATCGGTTGGAATGAACCTGCTAATCTAACAGTGAATAAAAAGACGGGAAAACCTTCCGCAATGAATGATTCCTATCAAAAGCTACTCCCGTTACGTCACCGTTACCCACGACAAATTAAATTATTGAATATTTACGGTGACTTAAAAGATGGCAACGATAGCCAAGTTTCAAACGCTTCCTGTCTTTCGCTCAAGTACCTCATTAATAACCGCGCACGTTCATACCGCGAAGTTAAGATTACGGGGCCAAATGCTAAACATGAATTACTTCATCACAACCCCCAAGTCAATAAAATCTTAATTAACTTCTTCTGGGGGAAGTAA
- a CDS encoding GNAT family N-acetyltransferase, producing MQIKQAKMDDLNQIMEILRDGRNQLAEQGIDQWQGDYPNEEHIKEDIEKGFAYLVQSQDDETVGALSIVEAPDHSYDELDGDWLIDTDRYVVIHRVAIHSNHAGNGYASALFTSVIDYIKNNRKDIKAIRIDTHEDNKIMQHLIDKNGFTKVGELHGVYRPEENSYVYDLLTGN from the coding sequence ATGCAAATCAAACAAGCCAAAATGGATGATTTAAATCAAATTATGGAAATTCTGCGAGATGGTCGGAACCAATTAGCCGAACAAGGGATCGATCAATGGCAAGGAGATTACCCGAACGAAGAACATATCAAAGAAGATATTGAAAAAGGATTTGCATACCTTGTACAATCACAAGATGATGAAACTGTTGGTGCATTATCAATTGTTGAAGCACCAGATCACTCATATGATGAACTTGACGGTGATTGGTTAATTGACACTGATCGTTATGTTGTTATTCACCGTGTGGCAATTCACTCCAATCATGCTGGAAATGGATATGCCTCAGCATTATTCACTAGTGTAATTGATTACATTAAGAATAATCGGAAGGATATTAAGGCTATTCGGATCGATACTCATGAAGACAACAAGATCATGCAACACTTGATCGACAAAAATGGCTTTACTAAAGTTGGTGAACTTCACGGGGTTTACCGTCCAGAAGAAAATTCATATGTTTACGACTTATTAACAGGTAATTAA
- a CDS encoding VOC family protein, with the protein MKIRRIDHVVLTVTDLEQSMRFYHEVFDMPVIKEQSNDDLITMRCGHQLIRLQKIDRPTTLKAANPTIGSADLCLVAGDSIDDIVHHLNSYYIDIIAGPIVKQGAEGEMTSLYVYDPDNNLIEIAVYKNK; encoded by the coding sequence ATGAAAATACGACGAATTGATCACGTTGTTTTAACTGTAACTGATTTAGAGCAATCAATGCGCTTTTATCACGAAGTATTTGATATGCCGGTAATTAAAGAACAAAGTAATGACGACTTAATTACAATGCGGTGTGGGCATCAGTTAATCCGTTTACAAAAAATTGACCGACCAACTACGCTAAAGGCAGCTAATCCGACAATTGGTTCTGCTGACTTATGTTTAGTTGCCGGAGATAGTATTGACGATATTGTTCACCATCTTAATAGCTATTATATTGATATAATTGCTGGACCAATTGTAAAACAAGGGGCAGAAGGCGAAATGACCTCACTTTACGTTTATGATCCAGATAATAATCTGATTGAAATTGCAGTATATAAGAATAAATAA
- a CDS encoding ABC1 kinase family protein codes for MTTNEEEIKKSARLRKIMQVMRKYHFVSNFYHQTNPQAICQALQELGPTFIKLGQILSTRPDLVSPAYIKELRHLQDQVKADSFATVEQTFEEETGKKINDEFASFVEKPFASASIGQVHHATLKDGTPVVVKVQHPEVSKLVNTDLALLRKAVVLFKYVPQDIAVVDLDKVIDELSTSLLSEVNTLEEAKNGEEFYTLNNGDGPILVPKVYMKYCAPKILVNEAMEGKSIRYRFKQPNDNDQEITTINHEIATTLVNNFLKQVFVDHYFHADPHPGNILIHELRPDESAKQYVTTKHHEKTIYNTTISYDQQEALPNYRIIYLDFGMMGRLSPAMANSIANIVITINTKDTRKIGKAVLNVCNRTGEVDENAFYKELGAFIQPYFSTGLGNIDFVKMLYQIVQLCKKNHLQMRGEVTMLIKAFGTLESSVAKLDPEISMLEVAQSFGRRYLKRNFNWRSALDNNLVNFFLASKAMGKMPERINELIDTFVSGDAKVDLQYKNEQRVLKQIERVMNRFMITIILAAVILGSSLLVQGTPADSHIYRLGVSGYIIAIIIIILLVVTEIIHRWRNWRRKR; via the coding sequence ATGACGACTAATGAAGAAGAAATCAAGAAGTCAGCACGCTTGCGTAAGATTATGCAAGTGATGCGAAAATATCATTTTGTTAGCAATTTTTACCATCAAACTAATCCACAAGCTATTTGTCAGGCACTGCAAGAACTGGGACCGACCTTTATTAAACTTGGCCAAATATTATCAACCCGTCCAGACCTTGTCTCCCCAGCATATATTAAAGAACTTCGCCACTTGCAAGATCAGGTTAAAGCTGATAGCTTTGCGACCGTCGAGCAAACTTTTGAAGAAGAAACTGGGAAGAAAATTAATGACGAATTTGCTAGCTTTGTGGAAAAGCCATTTGCTTCTGCGTCGATTGGGCAAGTTCACCATGCAACACTTAAGGATGGGACACCAGTTGTTGTCAAAGTTCAACATCCAGAAGTCAGTAAGCTTGTTAATACTGACTTAGCCTTGTTACGGAAAGCGGTGGTTTTATTTAAGTATGTTCCCCAAGACATTGCAGTAGTTGATTTGGATAAAGTAATTGATGAACTCAGTACTTCATTATTAAGTGAGGTCAATACTCTTGAAGAAGCAAAAAACGGGGAAGAATTTTATACATTAAATAACGGTGACGGACCAATCTTAGTCCCTAAAGTATATATGAAGTATTGTGCTCCTAAGATTCTTGTTAATGAAGCGATGGAAGGAAAAAGCATTCGGTATCGTTTTAAGCAGCCAAATGATAATGATCAAGAGATAACGACTATTAATCATGAAATTGCTACTACGCTCGTTAATAACTTTTTAAAACAAGTTTTTGTTGACCATTACTTTCATGCAGACCCGCATCCAGGAAATATATTAATTCACGAATTACGTCCGGATGAGTCAGCAAAGCAATACGTAACGACCAAACACCATGAAAAGACCATTTATAATACAACCATTAGTTATGATCAGCAGGAGGCATTACCAAATTACCGGATCATCTACCTTGATTTTGGGATGATGGGAAGGTTAAGTCCAGCTATGGCAAATAGTATTGCGAATATCGTGATTACTATCAACACAAAGGATACGCGAAAAATTGGCAAAGCAGTTTTAAATGTTTGTAATCGAACCGGGGAAGTTGACGAAAATGCATTTTATAAAGAACTTGGCGCCTTTATTCAACCATATTTTTCAACTGGCCTTGGCAATATTGATTTCGTGAAAATGCTGTACCAAATTGTTCAGCTATGTAAGAAAAACCACCTTCAAATGCGGGGAGAGGTAACAATGCTGATTAAGGCATTTGGGACTCTTGAAAGTTCAGTTGCTAAACTTGATCCTGAAATATCAATGCTTGAAGTTGCCCAATCGTTTGGGAGGCGTTATTTAAAACGAAACTTCAATTGGCGTTCTGCCCTTGATAATAACCTAGTCAATTTTTTCCTTGCTAGCAAAGCAATGGGGAAGATGCCAGAAAGAATTAATGAGTTAATCGATACATTTGTTAGCGGGGATGCCAAAGTTGATCTCCAGTATAAAAATGAGCAACGAGTGTTAAAGCAGATAGAACGGGTAATGAATCGTTTTATGATTACGATTATTTTGGCAGCAGTAATTTTAGGATCATCATTATTAGTCCAGGGAACACCAGCTGATTCGCATATCTATCGTTTAGGAGTATCTGGCTATATTATTGCAATCATAATTATTATTCTTTTAGTTGTTACGGAGATTATCCATCGATGGCGAAATTGGCGAAGGAAACGATGA
- a CDS encoding cupin domain-containing protein, protein MAKNEHEVKNDLFGFGDKNVAFAKYFIGTSYLNGLVSPDDNIDVNVSNVNFEPGCRNNWHIHHDGFQILLVTAGEGWYQEEDKPAQLLKPGDVVAIHEGIKHWHRATKDSWFSHIAITKGTSEWCEEVDDATYNRLSE, encoded by the coding sequence ATGGCTAAGAATGAACATGAAGTAAAAAATGACCTTTTTGGTTTCGGTGATAAGAATGTTGCGTTTGCAAAATACTTTATTGGAACAAGTTATCTTAATGGGTTAGTATCTCCTGATGATAACATTGATGTAAATGTTTCAAACGTTAATTTTGAGCCCGGTTGCCGTAACAACTGGCATATTCACCATGATGGCTTCCAAATCTTATTAGTAACTGCTGGCGAGGGTTGGTACCAAGAAGAAGATAAGCCAGCGCAATTGTTAAAACCGGGTGATGTTGTAGCAATTCATGAAGGTATAAAGCACTGGCATAGAGCCACTAAAGATAGTTGGTTCTCCCACATTGCTATTACGAAGGGAACTAGCGAATGGTGCGAAGAAGTAGATGACGCTACTTACAACCGCCTTTCTGAATAG
- a CDS encoding hemolysin family protein produces MNGLWDSYWFKLIIIILILLLAALFTLLEYSVVKVRPSELKELRQTRKVKRAEHMVANLNEYLSTAQVGVTMTSLVLGWLGDEFITDLLLKINIIPHDVLQAIAPVIGVLIFTFFHAVFTDLVPKNMAIDRPVPILLSIVHPVQFFHTVFYPFVWLFAVVAAAITKMLGYNVQPEEDTYSQNEIMTLSQQSEKAGEMDKEDVIFMQRAFEMNDKVAEDIMIDRTQLAVIDITASIEDAAKLYFEKKFTRFPVVANNDKDHILGYIFAYDIMRQNQINPQQSVRTIMRRIPIVYENEQLTNVLAEMMKKQVPIVVVQDEYGGTSGIITDKDIYEELFGTVGEEIDHATSDMIEKKDPDSKGNPTFEVSGKMPLDDFERYFDTNIEQFDNSEVTTLTGFFLERQYDLKVGQPIRVDNFSFTPLDLKNAYVNKFKVVYIKPKKKKPSADEDQNKEK; encoded by the coding sequence ATGAATGGTTTATGGGATTCATATTGGTTTAAATTAATTATCATTATTTTGATTTTGCTGTTAGCTGCTTTATTTACACTGCTGGAGTATTCAGTTGTTAAAGTGCGGCCTAGTGAGTTAAAGGAGCTCCGGCAAACGCGAAAAGTCAAACGCGCAGAACACATGGTAGCAAATCTTAATGAGTACCTATCAACAGCTCAAGTCGGGGTTACGATGACTTCTTTAGTTTTAGGTTGGTTAGGTGATGAATTTATCACTGATCTGTTGCTAAAGATTAATATTATTCCGCACGATGTTCTTCAAGCGATTGCACCAGTTATCGGTGTTTTAATTTTTACATTCTTCCACGCGGTATTTACTGATTTAGTTCCGAAAAATATGGCGATTGATCGACCGGTACCAATTCTATTATCAATTGTTCACCCGGTACAATTCTTCCATACTGTTTTTTATCCATTCGTTTGGTTATTTGCGGTAGTCGCTGCGGCAATTACAAAAATGTTAGGATACAATGTTCAGCCAGAAGAAGACACATATTCACAAAATGAAATTATGACCTTATCCCAACAATCGGAAAAAGCTGGGGAAATGGATAAAGAAGACGTTATCTTCATGCAACGGGCTTTTGAAATGAATGATAAGGTTGCTGAGGATATTATGATTGATCGGACACAGTTAGCGGTTATTGATATTACGGCTTCAATTGAAGATGCAGCCAAACTTTATTTTGAAAAGAAATTCACGCGTTTCCCAGTTGTTGCTAATAATGACAAAGACCACATTCTTGGTTATATTTTTGCATATGATATTATGCGGCAAAACCAAATCAACCCGCAACAATCAGTTCGCACAATCATGCGCCGAATTCCAATCGTTTACGAAAATGAACAACTCACCAATGTCCTTGCTGAAATGATGAAAAAACAAGTGCCAATTGTCGTTGTCCAAGACGAATACGGTGGTACTTCTGGGATCATTACTGATAAGGATATTTATGAAGAATTGTTCGGAACCGTTGGCGAAGAAATTGATCACGCTACCTCTGACATGATTGAAAAGAAAGATCCTGATAGCAAGGGTAATCCTACCTTTGAAGTTTCTGGTAAAATGCCACTAGATGATTTTGAACGTTACTTTGATACAAACATCGAACAATTTGATAACTCTGAAGTAACAACCTTAACTGGGTTCTTCCTTGAACGGCAGTATGACTTAAAAGTTGGACAGCCAATTAGAGTCGATAATTTCTCATTTACACCTCTTGATTTAAAGAACGCTTATGTTAATAAATTCAAAGTAGTTTACATTAAGCCTAAAAAAAAGAAACCATCAGCTGATGAGGATCAAAACAAAGAAAAATAA
- a CDS encoding CopY/TcrY family copper transport repressor produces MNINLEITPAEWQIMRVVWSLRQTTSSQIIEVLQKKVDWKPATIKTLLRRLVDKKALSATRQGRGFIYEPLVPEQQTMDQAADNLFNNICERHVGSTLEHVINNVTLSKDDIAKLQKLLASKVNDSPDHVKCNCIPNMQMNC; encoded by the coding sequence ATGAATATTAATTTAGAAATAACTCCCGCTGAATGGCAAATTATGCGGGTGGTTTGGAGTCTAAGGCAAACGACCAGTAGCCAAATTATTGAAGTTTTACAGAAAAAAGTTGACTGGAAACCGGCAACGATTAAGACTTTACTTCGACGCCTGGTTGATAAAAAAGCCTTATCTGCCACTCGTCAAGGACGTGGATTTATCTATGAGCCCCTCGTTCCTGAACAACAAACGATGGATCAAGCAGCGGACAACCTATTTAATAATATTTGTGAACGACACGTTGGAAGCACCCTTGAACATGTGATCAATAATGTAACCCTTAGCAAGGATGATATTGCTAAGTTACAAAAATTATTGGCAAGCAAAGTAAATGATTCACCGGATCACGTCAAATGTAACTGTATTCCTAATATGCAGATGAACTGCTAA
- a CDS encoding DHA2 family efflux MFS transporter permease subunit: MKNQRISHALVIMVFGTFFSLLCSTLMNIALPTFMNVFHISEAQVQWVTNGYMLVNALMIPVSSFLIKRFPFKNLFIIFSGIFLLGTIIGAIAWSFNLVVIARMIQALGAGMMMPLVNVLAIRYAKPGKKGQIMGIIGLAFNCAPILGPAISGFLLHFFSWRYLFLLIIPFAVITLLLSFFLLPKIPHNEHPRFNTLALILITGGLWSLLMGLSNISNNHLLSFNVAGYVLIGLAFLLLFFLNQRHSNHQLINFRIFSHKQFVFATVINMLITSTMYGNAILIPLLVQIVLGKSTVVSAIAVLPGAILTGLLSTTSGRFYDIYPIKILVGTGLIIDIIGTIGQAAIGARSSVLMITLFQTVRQFGLVTMLIPLQTQALSLLSNEIVPDAVATFNTLRQIAAAFGTALIVSIVGIVNHLVHNPSSHLGIQAGFLLCLCLLLTSLYLSTKLYHKISSQEQLENA; encoded by the coding sequence ATGAAAAATCAACGCATTAGCCATGCATTAGTAATCATGGTATTTGGTACATTTTTTAGTCTTCTCTGTTCAACCTTAATGAACATTGCCCTCCCAACCTTCATGAATGTCTTTCATATTAGCGAGGCCCAAGTTCAATGGGTGACAAACGGTTATATGCTTGTCAATGCCCTAATGATTCCTGTTAGTTCATTTCTTATAAAAAGATTCCCATTCAAAAATCTCTTTATTATTTTCTCTGGAATTTTTCTTTTAGGAACCATTATTGGAGCGATTGCGTGGAGCTTCAATCTAGTTGTAATTGCTCGGATGATTCAAGCTCTGGGTGCAGGAATGATGATGCCGCTAGTAAATGTCTTGGCAATTCGTTACGCAAAACCGGGTAAAAAAGGTCAAATTATGGGCATTATTGGACTCGCCTTTAATTGTGCCCCTATCTTAGGTCCTGCCATTTCTGGCTTTCTATTGCACTTTTTCTCTTGGCGATACCTTTTCCTATTAATTATTCCCTTTGCAGTAATTACATTACTACTTTCATTCTTCCTGCTTCCTAAAATCCCCCATAATGAACATCCCCGCTTTAATACATTAGCTCTCATTTTAATCACAGGCGGATTATGGTCACTATTGATGGGCTTATCAAATATTTCGAACAATCACTTACTCTCATTTAATGTTGCAGGGTATGTCCTTATCGGCTTAGCCTTTCTCTTGCTGTTCTTTCTTAACCAACGTCACAGTAACCATCAGTTGATCAACTTTAGGATCTTCTCACATAAACAATTTGTCTTTGCCACTGTTATTAATATGCTAATTACATCAACAATGTACGGTAATGCAATTTTGATTCCCCTCCTAGTACAGATTGTCTTGGGCAAAAGTACGGTTGTTTCAGCCATCGCTGTCCTTCCGGGGGCAATCTTAACGGGCTTACTATCGACAACGAGTGGCCGCTTTTATGATATTTATCCAATTAAGATTCTTGTTGGGACTGGTCTCATAATCGATATCATCGGAACAATTGGCCAAGCCGCAATCGGTGCGCGTAGTTCTGTTCTCATGATTACCCTCTTTCAAACTGTTCGCCAATTTGGGTTAGTAACGATGCTGATCCCATTACAAACTCAGGCCCTCTCACTTCTATCTAATGAGATTGTTCCCGATGCGGTTGCTACCTTTAATACGTTACGACAAATTGCGGCTGCCTTTGGAACTGCCCTCATCGTTTCAATTGTTGGTATTGTTAATCACTTAGTTCATAACCCGTCCTCACACCTCGGTATTCAAGCAGGCTTCCTCCTATGCTTATGCTTGCTATTAACTTCGCTATATCTTAGCACTAAGTTATATCATAAAATTTCTTCGCAAGAGCAATTAGAAAATGCGTAA
- a CDS encoding glycosyltransferase family 8 protein, with product MNLLFSINDKFVTQLATVLLSIKLNTQAQEFNVYVLQKDKLKRTDDLERVCKQLEMNYFPIKVNDQLFSKAPVTDRYPTTIYYRLLAYRLLPQDLHKILYLDADVLCINDLSSLYETSLDGYLYASAIHTNLTNTTEVINKIRLQNFDADGYYNSGILLMNLDTIRKKVKDTDIFNYIRTHTLLLPDQDVLNALYGRYIKSIPDQLYNFDTRKGGIYETISFGEWTTDWVMRNTVILHYCGRDKPWLPAKNSGRFTALYKNYFQMTNKLISAALLLPPEEVN from the coding sequence ATGAACTTATTATTTTCAATTAACGACAAGTTTGTTACACAATTAGCAACCGTTTTATTATCAATTAAACTAAATACGCAAGCACAAGAATTTAACGTATATGTCTTACAAAAGGATAAATTGAAACGAACTGATGACTTGGAAAGAGTTTGTAAGCAATTAGAAATGAACTATTTTCCGATCAAAGTTAATGATCAATTATTTAGCAAAGCACCAGTTACAGACCGCTACCCGACGACAATATATTATCGTTTACTAGCATACCGTCTTTTACCTCAAGATTTGCATAAGATTTTGTATTTAGATGCTGATGTATTGTGTATTAATGATCTTTCAAGTCTGTATGAGACTTCATTAGATGGATACCTATATGCTTCTGCCATCCATACAAACCTTACGAATACGACAGAGGTTATTAATAAGATTCGTCTGCAAAACTTTGATGCTGACGGGTATTATAATTCTGGCATTCTCTTGATGAACCTTGATACTATCCGTAAAAAAGTAAAGGATACGGACATTTTTAACTACATCCGTACCCATACACTTTTATTACCTGATCAAGACGTCTTGAATGCCTTATATGGACGCTATATTAAGTCTATCCCTGATCAGTTATATAATTTTGATACTCGTAAGGGCGGTATTTACGAAACGATTTCCTTTGGCGAATGGACAACCGATTGGGTAATGCGTAATACCGTGATTCTTCATTATTGCGGGCGAGACAAGCCTTGGCTACCAGCTAAAAATAGTGGACGATTCACTGCTTTATACAAAAACTACTTTCAAATGACTAACAAACTTATTAGTGCAGCACTATTACTTCCCCCAGAAGAAGTTAATTAA
- a CDS encoding fluoride efflux transporter FluC produces the protein MINVGIGAAIGAVIRYIITSWWKKLRIDWPLATLFINITGSFLLGILTNNFASNSSIMLLFGIGLLGGYTTFSTFNVELISMMDEKRWGMFAVYFGLSYLGGVIAAICGMMI, from the coding sequence ATGATTAATGTAGGGATTGGAGCAGCAATTGGGGCCGTCATTCGTTATATCATCACAAGTTGGTGGAAAAAGTTAAGAATTGATTGGCCCCTAGCAACTCTATTTATTAATATCACCGGTAGTTTTTTATTAGGCATTCTTACCAACAATTTTGCTAGTAATTCCTCGATTATGCTATTATTTGGGATTGGCTTATTAGGAGGTTATACTACTTTTTCGACTTTCAATGTTGAGTTAATTTCAATGATGGATGAAAAGCGATGGGGGATGTTCGCTGTTTATTTCGGTTTAAGTTATCTTGGTGGAGTTATTGCCGCGATCTGTGGAATGATGATATGA
- a CDS encoding fluoride efflux transporter FluC — MNIKTIMSVATGGFLGGITRYELSALLGGDGILYANLIGSFLLAFITYYFIEWGLLAAWLNVGIGTGFIGAFTTFSSLATTIVKLESQGIIASIGYFLVSSLGGLALALLGFMLARKYGGPRQND; from the coding sequence ATGAATATAAAAACAATAATGAGCGTCGCAACTGGCGGCTTCCTCGGCGGAATTACCCGTTATGAGCTTAGTGCCCTCTTAGGCGGCGACGGGATTTTATATGCTAACCTTATTGGTTCATTTTTGCTAGCTTTTATAACTTATTATTTTATTGAGTGGGGACTATTAGCAGCATGGTTAAATGTCGGGATAGGAACTGGCTTTATTGGCGCTTTTACGACATTTTCAAGTTTAGCCACAACTATTGTTAAGCTTGAAAGCCAAGGTATAATTGCTAGTATCGGTTATTTTCTTGTGAGCTCTCTTGGCGGCTTGGCTTTGGCGCTGCTCGGTTTTATGCTGGCACGAAAATACGGAGGTCCGCGGCAGAATGATTAA